The following proteins are encoded in a genomic region of Triticum dicoccoides isolate Atlit2015 ecotype Zavitan chromosome 1B, WEW_v2.0, whole genome shotgun sequence:
- the LOC119349010 gene encoding UDP-glycosyltransferase 88B1-like, with protein MANPTIVLLPVWGAGHFMPMLQAGKQLLASSSRPLSLTVLLMLAPTAQSASDISEHIHREEAASALDIHFHHLPDVKLPTDHSGVEEFLSRAVQLHVPHLRAAIIGLTCPVAALVVDIFCMPALDVSRELAVPAYVYFTSSAAMLSLLLRSPALDDEVVVEFKEMEGTLDLPGLPPVPPSVLPGTLLEWKSPTYKWFVYTGRRYVEASGIIVNMVVELEPRVLAAIAEGRCTRGARAPTVYPIGPVLALRPPAHAEEQPHECLRWLDAQPSASVLFLCFGSKGFLTKPQAHEIARGMERSGHRFLWVLRGLPADISRGAGDPSDANLAELLPGGFLGETKKRGLVWPKRAPQKEILAHASVGGFVTHCGWNSILESLWFGVPMLPWPLRAEQHFSAFTLVYDMGVAVPLKVDRKRDNFVEAAELERAVRSLMGGGEEGRKAKEKAMEMMVVCRKAMDHGGSSCASVKRLSEDLLGGAVVLPNV; from the coding sequence ATGGCGAATCCGACCATTGTGCTACTGCCGGTCTGGGGCGCCGGCCACTTCATGCCCATGCTACAGGCCGGGAAGCAGCTGCTTGCCAGCAGCAGCCGGCCCCTGTCGCTCACGGTGCTCCTCATGCTGGCGCCGACAGCGCAGTCTGCGTCCGACATCTCCGAGCACATACACCGGGAGGAAGCGGCAAGCGCCTTGGACATCCACTTCCACCATCTCCCGGACGTGAAGCTGCCGACGGACCACTCGGGCGTCGAGGAGTTCCTCTCCCGCGCAGTGCAGCTCCACGTGCCCCATCTCCGCGCAGCTATAATTGGCTTGACCTGTCCGGTGGCCGCGCTCGTCGTCGACATATTCTGCATGCCGGCGCTAGACGTGTCCCGTGAGCTCGCCGTGCCGGCGTACGTGTATTTTACCTCCAGCGCTGCGATGCTGTCGCTCCTCTTGCGCTCGCCCGCTCTGGATGACGAGGTGGTCGTTGAGTTCAAGGAGATGGAAGGCACTCTGGACTTGCCCGGCCTCCCCCCGGTGCCGCCGTCCGTCCTCCCGGGGACCTTGCTGGAGTGGAAGAGTCCGACCTACAAGTGGTTCGTGTACACCGGCAGGCGCTACGTGGAAGCCAGCGGTATCATCGTAAACATGGTAGTCGAGCTGGAGCCGCGCGTCCTTGCAGCTATCGCTGAAGGTCGGTGCACACGTGGAGCCCGCGCCCCGACCGTGTACCCGATCGGTCCAGTGCTCGCGCTGAGGCCACCCGCTCATGCCGAGGAGCAGCCGCACGAGTGCCTGCGGTGGCTCGACGCGCAGCCTTCGGCCTCCGTGTTGTTCCTCTGCTTCGGGAGCAAAGGATTCCTGACCAAGCCGCAGGCGCACGAGATAGCACGGGGCATGGAGCGCAGCGGCCACCGCTTCTTGTGGGTGCTCCGTGGGCTGCCGGCGGACATCTCGCGCGGCGCGGGAGACCCCAGCGACGCGAACCTCGCAGAGCTTCTCCCGGGAGGGTTCTTGGGAGAGACAAAGAAAAGAGGGCTCGTGTGGCCCAAGAGGGCGCCGCAGAAGGAGATACTGGCGCACGCCTCCGTTGGGGGCTTCGTCACCCACTGCGGCTGGAACTCCATTCTGGAGAGTCTGTGGTTCGGCGTGCCGATGCTGCCATGGCCGCTGCGCGCGGAGCAGCATTTCAGCGCCTTCACGTTGGTCTACGACATGGGCGTGGCCGTGCCGCTGAAGGTGGACAGGAAACGGGACAACTTCGTGGAGGCGGCGGAGCTGGAGCGAGCGGTGAGGTCCCTGATGGGCGGTGGCgaggaagggaggaaggcgaaggaGAAGGCCATGGAAATGATGGTGGTCTGCCGCAAGGCAATGGACCATGGTGGGTCCTCTTGCGCTTCGGTGAAGAGGTTGTCCGAGGATCTGCTCGGAGGAGCGGTGGTGTTGCCCAACGTGtga